From a region of the Mycobacterium sp. SMC-8 genome:
- a CDS encoding GtrA family protein: MSPQLSLKTQIWRFLVTGGLSAVVDFGLYVALLAAGLHVNIAKTLSFIAGTTTAYLINRRWTFQAPPSKARFIAVCVLYALTYAVQVGINYVFYMEFEDQPWRVPVAFVIAQGTATVINFIVQRAVIFRLAGA; the protein is encoded by the coding sequence ATGTCACCTCAGCTGAGCCTGAAGACGCAGATCTGGCGATTTCTCGTGACCGGCGGGTTGTCGGCGGTCGTGGACTTCGGCCTGTACGTGGCGCTTCTGGCCGCCGGGCTGCACGTGAACATCGCCAAGACCCTCAGTTTCATCGCAGGCACCACCACCGCGTACCTGATCAACCGGCGCTGGACGTTCCAGGCGCCGCCCAGCAAGGCCCGGTTCATCGCGGTGTGCGTGCTCTACGCCCTCACCTACGCCGTGCAGGTCGGCATCAACTACGTCTTCTACATGGAGTTCGAGGATCAGCCCTGGCGGGTTCCGGTCGCGTTCGTCATCGCCCAGGGCACGGCGACGGTGATCAACTTCATCGTGCAGCGCGCCGTGATCTTCCGGTTGGCAGGGGCCTAG
- a CDS encoding PLP-dependent aminotransferase family protein has protein sequence MSSWANRGSRDLHLDLREALVPGARGARDALTTALRDAARSGRLAPATRLPPSRALAADLGLSRNTVAEAYADLVAEGWLASRQGAGTWVIDHTHTPAAPPTRPRGARVAPTHNLMPGSPDVAQFPRSQWLASTRRALTAAPSEALRMGDPRGRPELRSALAEYLTRARGVRTTAESIVICAGVRHGVELLVRVLGGPLAVEGYGLHLFRDAIEAAGAATVPIGVDEKGAVVGELDALRVPAVLLTPAHHNPLGMSLHATRRTSVVEWAQRTGGFVLDDDYDGEFRYDRQPVGALQALRPDRVAYLGSTSKSLSQALRLGWMALPDGLVDATVAAAGGQQFYVDAINQLTLADFIARGCYDRHIRRMRMRYRRRRDALVSALAPLHVEVGGLAAGVNLLVTLPDGAEPEVLRRAGDAGIAVSGLSLTGAPSLCR, from the coding sequence ATGAGTTCGTGGGCCAATCGTGGCAGTCGGGATCTCCACCTGGACCTGCGCGAGGCCCTGGTCCCCGGAGCCCGAGGCGCCAGGGATGCGCTCACCACCGCCCTGCGCGACGCGGCCCGCTCGGGCCGATTGGCACCGGCCACGAGGCTGCCGCCGTCGCGGGCTTTGGCCGCCGACCTGGGCCTGTCGCGCAACACCGTCGCCGAGGCCTACGCCGACCTGGTCGCCGAGGGGTGGCTGGCCTCACGCCAGGGGGCGGGGACGTGGGTCATCGACCACACCCACACCCCCGCGGCGCCGCCGACCCGGCCCCGCGGCGCACGGGTGGCCCCGACGCACAACCTGATGCCCGGTTCGCCTGACGTCGCGCAGTTTCCCCGCAGCCAGTGGCTGGCCAGCACGCGCCGGGCGCTGACCGCCGCCCCGTCCGAGGCCCTACGCATGGGAGACCCGCGCGGCAGGCCCGAATTACGTTCGGCGCTGGCCGAATACCTCACCCGTGCCCGCGGGGTGCGCACCACCGCGGAGTCCATCGTGATCTGCGCGGGCGTCCGCCACGGTGTGGAACTGCTGGTCCGCGTGCTGGGCGGCCCGCTCGCGGTCGAGGGCTACGGCCTGCACCTGTTCCGGGACGCCATCGAGGCCGCCGGCGCCGCCACGGTCCCCATCGGCGTCGACGAAAAGGGCGCTGTTGTGGGGGAACTCGACGCTCTCAGGGTCCCCGCGGTGCTGCTGACCCCCGCCCACCACAATCCGCTGGGAATGTCGCTGCACGCCACCCGGCGCACCTCCGTCGTCGAATGGGCGCAGCGCACAGGGGGATTCGTCCTCGACGACGACTACGACGGCGAGTTCCGCTACGACCGGCAGCCCGTCGGAGCGCTGCAGGCGTTGCGCCCCGACCGGGTGGCTTACCTCGGATCGACGAGCAAAAGCCTGTCCCAGGCCCTGCGGCTGGGATGGATGGCGTTGCCCGACGGACTCGTCGACGCCACGGTGGCCGCCGCGGGCGGCCAGCAGTTCTACGTCGACGCGATCAACCAGCTGACCCTCGCCGACTTCATCGCGCGGGGCTGCTACGACCGGCACATCCGGCGCATGCGGATGCGCTACCGGCGCCGCCGTGACGCGCTGGTCTCGGCTCTGGCACCGTTGCACGTCGAGGTCGGCGGACTGGCCGCCGGAGTGAATCTGCTCGTGACGCTGCCAGACGGCGCCGAGCCGGAAGTTCTCCGCCGCGCCGGTGATGCGGGTATCGCGGTGTCGGGGCTGTCGCTCACTGGTGCACCATCCTTGTGTCGGTGA
- a CDS encoding IS110 family transposase: MKSARNTLPTEPTNGLTCGIDWARDDHAVSIVDAKGREITRKTIGHHAVGLRDLLTTLQRVGVGEVAIERPDGPVVDALLEAGITVVVISPNQVKNLRGRYGSAGNKDDRFDAFVLADTLRTDRTRLRPLQPDSPATVALRQTCRARKNLVAHRVAIANQLRAHLMIVFPGAIGLFADIDSPISLAFLARFDCQDRADWLSVTRMANWLASVGYSGRTHASELHRRLTAAPRGATGIDGATITATFVEVLSTVSAQIKTLDQSIAEQLDAHADAHIFTSLPRSGTFRAARLLAEMGDCRARFPTPESLACLAGVAPSTRQSGKVKHVGFRWAADKQLRDAVCDFAGDSRRANPWAADLYNRARARGHDHPHAVRILARAWLYILWHCWHDEVAYDPTQHRALQKLINQDQPRAA; the protein is encoded by the coding sequence ATGAAGTCTGCCCGAAATACCCTGCCAACGGAACCCACCAATGGGCTCACCTGTGGAATCGACTGGGCCCGCGATGATCACGCGGTCTCGATCGTCGATGCCAAAGGCCGCGAGATCACCCGCAAAACGATCGGTCACCACGCCGTTGGGCTGCGTGATCTGCTCACCACACTGCAGCGCGTCGGTGTCGGAGAAGTCGCCATCGAACGCCCCGACGGTCCGGTTGTAGATGCCCTGCTCGAGGCCGGGATCACCGTCGTGGTGATCAGTCCCAACCAGGTGAAGAACCTGCGCGGGCGCTACGGATCGGCCGGCAACAAAGACGACCGCTTCGACGCGTTCGTCCTGGCCGACACCTTGCGCACCGACCGGACCCGGCTGCGGCCCCTGCAGCCCGACAGCCCGGCCACCGTCGCCCTGCGTCAGACCTGTCGAGCCCGCAAAAATCTGGTCGCTCACCGCGTGGCGATCGCCAACCAGCTGCGGGCTCATCTGATGATCGTCTTTCCCGGCGCGATCGGGCTGTTCGCCGATATCGACTCGCCGATCAGCCTGGCCTTTTTGGCCCGCTTTGACTGCCAGGACCGCGCCGACTGGCTCTCGGTCACCCGGATGGCCAACTGGCTGGCCAGCGTTGGCTACAGCGGCCGCACCCACGCCAGTGAACTGCACCGACGACTCACCGCCGCGCCTCGCGGCGCCACCGGTATCGACGGTGCCACCATCACCGCGACCTTCGTCGAGGTGTTGAGCACTGTGAGCGCCCAGATCAAAACCCTCGACCAGAGCATCGCCGAGCAACTCGACGCTCACGCCGATGCTCATATCTTCACCAGCCTGCCCCGCTCGGGCACCTTCCGTGCCGCCCGACTGCTCGCCGAAATGGGCGACTGCCGCGCACGGTTCCCCACCCCCGAATCGCTGGCGTGCCTGGCCGGAGTCGCCCCCTCCACCCGCCAGTCCGGGAAAGTCAAACACGTCGGATTCCGCTGGGCTGCAGACAAACAACTCCGCGACGCCGTATGCGATTTCGCCGGTGACAGTCGTCGAGCCAACCCCTGGGCTGCCGATCTCTACAACCGCGCCCGAGCCCGCGGACACGACCACCCCCACGCCGTGCGCATCCTCGCCCGCGCCTGGCTCTACATCCTCTGGCACTGCTGGCACGACGAAGTCGCCTACGATCCCACCCAACACAGGGCCCTCCAAAAGCTGATCAACCAGGATCAACCCAGGGCGGCTTGA
- a CDS encoding FAD-binding oxidoreductase, producing the protein MLSTEFPTTAKRLTGWGRTAPSVAQVLSTPDPEVIAKAVARAAEHPGRGVLARGLGRSYGDNAQNGGGLVIDMNALNRIHSMDADSHLVDVDAGVNLDQLMRAALPLGLWVPVLPGTRQVTVGGAIACDIHGKNHHSAGSFGNHVRSMDLLTADGQVRTVTPDGPHADVFWATVGGNGLTGIILRATVAMTPTETAYFIADGDVTHSLDETIAFHSDGTEANYTYSSAWFDAISPPPKLGRAAISRGSLATLDQLPKKLQKNPLKFDAPQLLTLPDLFPNGLANKYTFVPIGELWYRKSGTYRGKVQNLTQFYHPLDMFGEWNRAYGPSGFAQYQFVVPTDAVEEFKAILVDIQRSGFHSFLNVFKLFGPGNQAPLSFPIPGWNVCVDFPITAGLNEFLNGLDRRVLEFGGRLYTAKDSRTTAAIFHAMYPRIDEWIALRRKVDPDGVFASDMARRLELL; encoded by the coding sequence ATGTTGAGCACGGAGTTTCCGACCACCGCCAAGCGGTTGACCGGCTGGGGCCGCACCGCCCCGTCGGTGGCCCAGGTGCTGTCGACACCGGATCCCGAGGTGATCGCCAAGGCCGTCGCGCGCGCCGCCGAGCACCCCGGCAGGGGCGTGCTGGCCCGCGGGCTGGGCCGGTCCTACGGCGACAACGCCCAGAACGGCGGCGGGCTCGTCATCGACATGAACGCGCTCAACCGGATCCACTCCATGGATGCCGACAGCCACCTCGTCGACGTGGACGCCGGGGTGAACCTCGACCAGTTGATGCGCGCCGCGCTGCCGCTCGGGCTGTGGGTACCGGTGCTGCCCGGCACCCGGCAGGTCACCGTCGGCGGCGCCATCGCCTGCGACATCCACGGCAAGAACCACCACAGCGCCGGCAGCTTCGGCAACCACGTGCGCTCGATGGACCTGCTGACCGCCGACGGTCAGGTCCGCACCGTGACCCCGGACGGGCCGCACGCCGATGTGTTCTGGGCCACGGTCGGCGGCAACGGGCTGACCGGAATCATCCTGCGCGCCACCGTCGCGATGACGCCCACCGAGACGGCCTACTTCATCGCCGACGGCGACGTCACCCACAGCCTCGACGAGACCATCGCGTTCCACAGCGACGGCACCGAGGCCAACTACACCTACTCCAGCGCATGGTTCGACGCGATCAGCCCGCCGCCGAAGCTGGGCCGCGCCGCGATCTCGCGCGGATCCCTGGCCACCCTCGACCAGCTGCCGAAAAAACTGCAGAAGAACCCGCTGAAGTTCGATGCGCCGCAACTGCTGACGCTTCCCGACCTGTTTCCCAACGGGCTGGCCAACAAGTACACGTTCGTGCCGATCGGTGAACTCTGGTACCGCAAGTCGGGCACCTACCGGGGCAAGGTGCAGAACCTGACGCAGTTCTACCACCCGCTCGACATGTTCGGAGAGTGGAACCGGGCTTACGGCCCTTCGGGTTTCGCGCAGTACCAGTTCGTGGTACCCACCGACGCCGTCGAGGAGTTCAAGGCGATCCTGGTAGACATCCAGCGCTCCGGGTTCCACTCGTTCCTCAACGTGTTCAAGCTCTTCGGCCCGGGAAACCAAGCGCCGCTGAGTTTCCCGATTCCCGGCTGGAACGTGTGCGTCGACTTCCCGATCACCGCCGGCCTCAACGAGTTCCTCAACGGGCTCGACCGGCGGGTGCTCGAGTTCGGCGGCCGGCTCTATACCGCCAAGGACTCTCGCACCACCGCCGCGATTTTCCACGCCATGTATCCCCGCATCGACGAGTGGATCGCCTTGCGCCGCAAGGTCGATCCCGACGGGGTGTTCGCCTCCGACATGGCCCGACGACTGGAGCTCCTCTAG